CTGCAAAACCAATGAAAGAATACGGAAGCACATACACATCTTCCCCCAAATGCTAACAATAGGGGATTAAAATTTGTTACTCAGATTACCGAGGAAATGTCATCTTTTTCCTGGGTGCGTTCATCAGCaaacaagaatgaaaaaacatATTCTAGGTTCCagcatgaaaaaataaaacatgcaGTTCAAAGTTGAGATCTAGCTGTACATCTGGGTTCCTTTTAGAGaaaacatttggaaaatattcgtATATAAGTCTCCAGGATCCccaaatatcaaaaaaaaactttatagtTCTTCTtattaaattgttttctttttatgattttcttgGAATCACGCGAGTAACATCTAAGTCATTTgtactgaagaaaaacaatcttGGCAATTGGAAATTAGTTGGATTCACTACATTCATTTGTCACATCTTTTTAATCCCGTTATTGAGATTTTCCCGAGCTTCGAGAAGCTCGAAATAGGAACAGTGACGCCCTTTTGAAAGTTCTTTTAGTTCACTGTTCTTTTAACATGATCACAGTCGTATTAACCGAACTACAATAGGTTAATGTAAATGAGAATAAcagataaaagaaataatgcgGTTACAGAAACTAACAACAGTGAAATGAAGATATGATGACGTTAACTGAGCTCTTCGAAATCAGTGCCTTACTACTCATACTCCGTGCATATGGATTGTTTTGGACCCCAAGCAATGGGTGCCTAATATTCCACATTTGAGGAGACGTGTATGTGCGACCGCTGAACACGTAGGAAACAACGCCACAAACCAGCGAACAATGCCGGAataaaatcaacaacaaaatgTCACCAATAACAGCCTCACTACAAATAGTGAGGTAGGCAAGTAAACCTGGCTAAACTCTCTTCCTATAAAACTATTATAGGTTTTAAGCTATCAGTAATAATTAAGACAATATATAAGGCAACATattcaccgaaaagattaacCGGAACGAGAAGCCGCTTCGATAGTCTGAAATAAATCTGAGTTGATAGAGCAACCATAGCGTAAGGGAACTGATTTCGCTCTGATTTATGTGGTTTTGGCTGGATTTGGACTATGACGACAAGGCTGTAGCTCTACCGGTAAGAGACGTCACTCGTGATgaaaaaggaagcaaaaaatcTCGTCGGAGTGCTTCTTCATAAGTGGTCATTGCAGCAGCTGATGAGCGACATTTCTTACGATTACGTTAGCGACGATGACTACTCCTACTTTTTCCACTCAATTATGGATGAAATCTAAGCAATGCTATGATTGTCTGGTCATGATGAAATCCGGGAGGCAATAGAGAAATACACTCTccaatatataaataaaaagcaaCCTATCTAAGCCATGAATAATTTGGCACGGCGAGCCGCTTCTTCCTCGGCTTCTCGCTGGCGTTTCGCTTCGAGTTCGGCCGGATCAGTAGTCCGTGGCTTTAAAATGAGACGAGGACGGTCAGGATGTTCCACTGCATTTAGCAattttcagaaggaaaaacgCCAACAGTCTCCATCGAGAGGAAACGAAGTTAAAAGCAAACCAAATTCATCCTCTTCGAGGTGACGGTCCGAAGGCCGACGACGTTGGCGGCCGGTATGACCGCCACGAAAACCACTGCTTTGACCATGCCCAACACGATGATCGACTGCTGTCCAACCGCCACTACGACCACCACGTCCTCCGCGACCTCCACGGTCATTTGCTCGTTGACTTGCTATGTCGATTTTGAGGGGCCTTCCACCGTAGTCCTACACAAGCAAAAGAGTGACattaaaaagtgaagagagtGATGCAATCCGGAATCAATAATAGCACtaaggaaaacaaaatagaaaagttgAGGTTATGCACCACTCCATTTATATCCAAGACTTTGCGCAACTCATCAGCGGTGTTGAACTCTACATAAGCGAATCCTTTGAACTTATCTGTTTCGCGGTCTCGAACCATGCGTACTTGAAATGAATGGATCTAAAAGCAACATAAAATGTATTCGACATAGAAGGACTCTAAAACAGTTTTAGAAAACAcgcaaacatcaaaaatcgAACCAAGTcgggaggaaaagaaaaataaaggatttatCAGTGTTATAAAGAAAGACATTTTGTGTCAAGttaagaagaatttcttttgtttggtTCTCTTCGTCCTCTACGTATCCAGAAACCAAAAGTCGAAAGCACCCAAGGCGTAAGTAAACCCAGTGGGCACTGCAATATATCAGCAAAATTGACTAAATGAAACGCTCTAAAGTGGATTTCATTGcctttcattgattttcaatttcaatttttaatttaattgattaattaatttaattttcatttaattgatttttaatttttcactgGTGTGGAATGCAAAAAATAGTGCTCTTATGAGAAATTTCATGATTAAAGGTAGCGTCTCACAATTTTGACGTAGAAACCACAGCAAAAGCGTAGAGTTtggatagtagattgcggaacttAGCGTATTTCAGCCCATCTTTCTCTGATATTCGTAAAGAACAGCGTGGGAGTGGCGTTTGTTTCCcttgaataggttggtgaGAATGATCTTCGGCCGCATTTGGATGCGGTGCGTTACTACAGAAATCccacaccacgtcaaaatcgtgatacccTGCCTCTAATACATTTTAAGCGCTTTCATCTCATCAATCACTG
This window of the Necator americanus strain Aroian chromosome III, whole genome shotgun sequence genome carries:
- a CDS encoding hypothetical protein (NECATOR_CHRIII.G9000.T2), which encodes MYRLQFEEVRFGSATNMDFPDDGPFKAFIGNLPFDGVQGDIEAILKYVGFTDDQIHSFQVRMVRDRETDKFKGFAYVEFNTADELRKVLDINGVDYGGRPLKIDIASQRANDRGGRGGRGGRSGGWTAVDHRVGHGQSSGFRGGHTGRQRRRPSDRHLEEDEFVEHPDPRSRGRSGSPCQIIHGLDRLSKRLLVPVNLFGREFSQVYLPTSLFVVRLLLVTFCC
- a CDS encoding hypothetical protein (NECATOR_CHRIII.G9000.T1), which translates into the protein MYRLQFEEVRFGSATNMDFPDDGPFKAFIGNLPFDGVQGDIEAILKYVGFTDDQIHSFQVRMVRDRETDKFKGFAYVEFNTADELRKVLDINGVDYGGRPLKIDIASQRANDRGGRGGRGGRSGGWTAVDHRVGHGQSSGFRGGHTGRQRRRPSDRHLEEDEFVEHPDRPRLILKPRTTDPAELEAKRQREAEEEAARRAKLFMA